Within the Pseudomonas sp. SL4(2022) genome, the region CGGCATCCAGCAATTCACCAGCCAAACGCAGAGCCATAGACTTCTCGCCACGCTTACGGGCGAAATCTACCAGCCAGCGCATGGCAAGAGCATTACGACGGGACGGGCGAACTTCGACCGGAACCTGGTAAGTAGCACCACCTACACGGCGCGACTTCACTTCGACCAGCGGAGCGATGGCGTCGAGAGCTTTCTCGAAGATTTCCAGGGGATCGCTGTTCTTACGCTCTTTAACCTTATCCAGGGCGCCATAAACAATACGCTCGGCAACGGCTTTCTTGCCGCTTTCCATTACGTGGTTCATGAACTTGGCCAGGATTTGGCTTCCGTATTTTGGATCGTCAAGCACTTCGCGCTTGGCTGCTACACGACGTCTTGGCATTTGATAAGCCCTCAAACGGTCTTCAGGTTAGCCCGGGACTGCACCCTGAGGTGGATGCCCGACCTTACTCTTATCGACTCAGAAAAATAGAAACTCGCAATTCAGTACAGAGCGCCGATTACTTCGGACGCTTGGTACCGTACTTCGAACGACCCTGCTTACGGTCTTTAACGCCGGAGGTATCCAGCGAACCGCGCACGGTGTGGTAACGCACACCTGGCAAGTCTTTTACACGGCCGCCACGAATCAGAACGACGCTGTGCTCTTGCAGGTTGTGGCCTTCACCGCCGATGTACGAGGAAACCTCGAAACCGTTGGTCAGGCGTACACGGCAAACTTTACGCAGTGCCGAGTTAGGTTTTTTCGGCGTAGTGGTATACACGCGAGTGCACACACCACGACGCTGCGGGCAGTTCTGCAGCGCAGGTACGTCGGATTTCTCGACGATACGCTTACGCGGCTGACGTACCAGCTGGTTGATAGTTGCCATCTTAAGCTCCACTGTTGTCTTGCGACGCTATTGCCCTACTAAGCAAAATGGCAGAGCACGTGCCCTGCCAAATTTAGGGGTGCATGAGTCTAAAGAGACTCACCGCCCCAGTCAAGGCAAAGCCCCGCTACCGGAGTAGCGGGGCTTTGCACTCAATTACCGCTGGAGTTCAGCGCTTCGGTCAGTGCGGCTTCCACTTCACTGGCGCTGACACGTACCGGCTGGGCCGCTTCACGCTTACGCTTGCGTTCGCTGTGATAAGCCAGACCGGTACCGGCCGGGATCAGACGACCCACGACCACGTTTTCTTTCAGACCACGCAGGTAGTCGCGCTTGCCAGTAACCGCCGCCTCGGTGAGAACGCGAGTGGTTTCCTGGAAGGAGGCCGCCGAGATGAACGACTCGGTGGACAACGACGCCTTAGTGATACCCAGCAGCACGCGAGTGTACTTGGCCACGAACTTGTCTTCTGCAGCCAGACGCTCGTTTTCACCCAGTACCGCGGTCAGCTCCATCTGGTCGCCCTTGATGAAGGTGGAATCACCCGACTCAGCCACTTCGACCTTGCGCAGCATCTGCCGCAGGATGGTCTCGATGTGCTTGTCGTTGATCTTCACGCCCTGCAGGCGGTAAACGTCTTGGATCTCGTTGACGATGTACTTGGCCAGCGCACTGACGCCCAGCAGACGCAGGATGTCGTGTGGATCGCTCGGACCGTCGGAGATAACTTCACCCTTGTTAACCTGTTCGCCTTCGAACACGTTCAGGTGACGCCACTTCGGAATCAGCTCTTCGTATGGATCACTGCCATCGGTCGGCGTGATAACCAGACGACGCTTGCCTTTGGTTTCCTTACCGAACGAGATGGTGCCGCTGATTTCTGCGAGGATCGACGCTTCTTTCGGGCGACGCGCTTCGAACAGGTCAGCAACACGCGGCAGACCACCG harbors:
- the rpsG gene encoding 30S ribosomal protein S7 codes for the protein MPRRRVAAKREVLDDPKYGSQILAKFMNHVMESGKKAVAERIVYGALDKVKERKNSDPLEIFEKALDAIAPLVEVKSRRVGGATYQVPVEVRPSRRNALAMRWLVDFARKRGEKSMALRLAGELLDAAEGKGAAVKKREDVHRMAEANKAFSHYRF
- the rpsL gene encoding 30S ribosomal protein S12 — its product is MATINQLVRQPRKRIVEKSDVPALQNCPQRRGVCTRVYTTTPKKPNSALRKVCRVRLTNGFEVSSYIGGEGHNLQEHSVVLIRGGRVKDLPGVRYHTVRGSLDTSGVKDRKQGRSKYGTKRPK